The Ignavibacteriales bacterium genome has a window encoding:
- a CDS encoding TonB-dependent receptor produces MKKILLILLLFQLPLIAGVTGKLIGTVTDAESGEPLIGANIILEGTALGAATNVDGQFVILNIPPGVYRVKVSYLGYESVVIEGVKIIVDQTTELPVELRPQSIQTEEVVVIAKSNMIQKDLTSSISVISRDKIEALPVTSFTELLSLQAGVVGSGTNLHVRGGRSNEVAYLVDGMYVQDPLLGRSPLEISNDAIQEMSLLSGTFNAEYGQALSGVVNIVTREGQEDYNGKIEVRSSEFGIKRYSDLHELRMTGSLSGPLLTNDLNFFASAELDKSGSYLPFGHNKTQSFFTKISTSVIPDLRLSLSNRGSLDDWQNYNHSYKFIPEQYLRQHSDSWQTGLNITHTIASNMFYELRASYFNQGYYSGLDKDTSQYISDNEWSYLDNVGNGFEFLSRADPPELTDSRTVTADFRGDAVWQIDNLNEVKFGVSYKKHWLNYYNIYDPKRSFPCINIYNTNPFQVAAYVQDKIEFPFLILNLGLRFDYMNANVTFRQDPLIPTSLVKVEPRTQFSPRLGIAHPISDRTKLHFAYGHFFQNPNFNTLFENHQYDLNVREPLFGQANLDAERTIAYEVGVSHQLSDRILLDVRAYYKDITGLIGTKYLFPFVDGRYTGYTLYVNEDYANVKGFELTLDMRPDRWFSGGFTYTFSVAKGSASSETEQYPGTQESTQLYYLDFDRTHVFNANLTFTIPENEGPEIFDSKIFDNMDFSFVIRASSGAPYTPGGRDVGFVESNSLRQPGTYSIDLLLGKEFLFSGKYYFRLFAQILNLTDHRNILFVYSDTGEPDFTFEGGYSPEYMQDPSNFGPPRSIRIGASFRF; encoded by the coding sequence ATGAAAAAAATACTGCTCATACTTTTATTATTTCAACTTCCATTAATAGCCGGAGTAACAGGAAAACTAATAGGCACTGTAACAGATGCAGAATCAGGCGAACCATTAATTGGAGCTAATATTATTCTTGAAGGAACTGCGCTTGGCGCTGCCACTAATGTTGACGGGCAGTTCGTAATATTGAATATCCCCCCCGGTGTTTACAGAGTTAAAGTTAGCTATCTTGGTTATGAATCAGTTGTCATCGAAGGCGTGAAAATTATTGTTGACCAAACTACAGAACTCCCCGTTGAATTAAGACCGCAATCAATTCAAACCGAGGAGGTGGTGGTTATCGCAAAATCAAATATGATTCAAAAAGATTTAACAAGCAGCATCTCGGTTATTTCACGCGACAAAATAGAAGCGCTTCCTGTTACATCTTTTACAGAATTATTATCTCTTCAAGCCGGCGTTGTCGGCAGCGGCACTAATTTACACGTAAGGGGTGGGCGCTCAAACGAAGTAGCATATCTTGTTGATGGTATGTATGTTCAGGATCCTTTACTCGGAAGATCACCGCTCGAAATAAGCAACGATGCTATTCAGGAAATGAGTCTGCTTAGCGGAACATTTAATGCTGAATATGGTCAAGCACTTAGTGGCGTCGTTAATATAGTTACACGGGAAGGGCAGGAAGATTACAATGGAAAGATTGAAGTGCGCTCAAGTGAATTTGGAATTAAAAGATATTCTGACCTGCACGAATTACGAATGACTGGAAGTTTAAGCGGGCCATTATTAACAAACGATCTGAATTTTTTTGCCTCTGCTGAACTTGATAAAAGCGGCAGCTATCTTCCGTTTGGGCACAACAAAACTCAATCATTCTTCACAAAAATTTCAACTTCAGTAATTCCTGATTTGAGGCTTTCACTTTCAAACCGTGGAAGTTTAGATGATTGGCAGAACTACAATCACTCTTACAAATTTATTCCTGAACAATATCTTCGTCAACATTCCGATAGCTGGCAAACAGGCTTAAACATTACCCACACCATTGCCAGCAATATGTTCTACGAATTAAGAGCTTCTTATTTTAATCAAGGATATTATTCCGGATTAGACAAAGATACTTCGCAATATATTTCAGATAATGAATGGAGCTATCTGGATAATGTAGGAAATGGTTTTGAATTTTTAAGCCGCGCTGACCCGCCCGAACTAACCGACAGTCGAACCGTGACTGCTGATTTCAGGGGCGATGCCGTCTGGCAAATTGATAATCTTAACGAAGTGAAATTTGGTGTTTCGTATAAAAAACATTGGCTTAACTATTACAACATTTATGATCCCAAAAGAAGTTTCCCTTGCATAAATATTTATAATACTAATCCATTTCAAGTCGCCGCTTATGTTCAAGATAAAATTGAATTTCCATTTCTGATCTTAAATCTTGGATTGCGATTCGATTATATGAATGCCAACGTAACTTTCAGGCAGGATCCTTTAATTCCAACTTCGCTTGTTAAGGTTGAACCGCGCACACAATTTTCTCCCAGGCTTGGAATTGCGCATCCAATTTCCGATCGTACAAAACTTCACTTTGCTTATGGACATTTTTTTCAAAATCCAAACTTCAACACGCTGTTTGAAAATCATCAATATGATTTGAATGTTCGCGAACCGTTATTCGGGCAGGCAAATCTTGATGCTGAAAGAACAATTGCTTACGAGGTAGGGGTATCTCACCAGCTTTCAGATAGAATTCTATTAGATGTTCGCGCTTATTATAAAGACATCACCGGACTGATTGGAACTAAATATTTATTTCCTTTTGTAGATGGGCGCTATACCGGTTATACACTTTATGTTAATGAAGATTACGCGAACGTAAAAGGATTTGAACTCACCTTAGATATGAGACCGGATAGATGGTTCTCCGGCGGATTCACATACACTTTCTCTGTTGCAAAGGGCAGTGCATCTTCCGAGACAGAACAATATCCCGGCACCCAGGAATCAACACAACTGTACTATCTCGATTTTGACCGCACACATGTTTTTAATGCAAACCTGACATTTACTATTCCCGAAAACGAAGGTCCGGAAATATTCGATTCAAAAATATTTGATAACATGGATTTCAGTTTTGTGATTCGTGCAAGTTCAGGTGCCCCCTATACCCCCGGCGGCAGGGATGTTGGTTTTGTTGAAAGCAATTCCTTGCGGCAGCCAGGAACTTATTCGATTGATCTTTTATTGGGGAAAGAATTTTTATTTAGCGGGAAATACTATTTCAGACTTTTTGCCCAAATACTAAACCTTACCGATCATCGTAACATTCTTTTTGTTTACAGCGATACCGGCGAGCCTGATTTTACTTTTGAAGGCGGTTATTCACCCGAGTATATGCAGGATCCATCCAATTTTGGACCGCCAAGATCAATTCGAATTGGTGCTTCATTTAGATTTTAA